A single window of Dermacentor albipictus isolate Rhodes 1998 colony chromosome 1, USDA_Dalb.pri_finalv2, whole genome shotgun sequence DNA harbors:
- the LOC135901053 gene encoding stearoyl-CoA desaturase 5-like has product MAPLTETITERRPSATSETTSVVAKPNQEATPKNYKLEMVWWNVFKISLIHILGIFGIYEMYYSKWQTHVFGNIILIFSGISVTAGAHRLWCHRAYKAKMPLRIFLMIFNCVAAQNDLYEWVRDHRVHHKYSETDADPHNVNRGFFFAHVGWLLCRKHPEVTEKGKHIDCSDILRDPVARFQKQYYMRLVLLFSFILPTVLPAWLWGESYWNAFCTATMLRLILSLNFTWSVNSFAHLWGNKPYDKSISPTEAPWVSFVAVGEGFHNFHHTFPWDYSTSELGWKLNMSTMFIDIMAKLGQAYDLKVASREAVLARKLRTGDGTRLPRRFRKMAAAERENAAAAATAAVTGASQG; this is encoded by the exons ATGGCTCCTTTAACGGAAACGATCACGGAGAGGCGTCCGAGTGCTACAAGCGAAACAACATCGGTGGTAGCCAAACCGAACCAAGAAGCGACTCCAAAAAACTACAAACTTGAGATGGTTTGGTGGAACGTGTTTAAGATATCACTCATCCACATCCTTGGTATTTTTGGCATCTACGAGATGTACTACAGCAAGTGGCAGACGCATGTCTTTG GCAACATCATCCTCATCTTCTCTGGCATCAGTGTCACTGCCGGAGCCCACAGGCTCTGGTGTCACCGAGCGTACAAGGCGAAGATGCCGCTAAGAATTTTCCTGATGATCTTCAACTGCGTGGCGGCTCAG AACGACCTTTACGAGTGGGTGCGCGACCACCGCGTCCACCACAAGTACTCGGAGACCGATGCCGACCCACACAACGTGAACCGCGGATTTTTCTTTGCGCACGTCGGCTGGCTCTTGTGCAGAAAACACCCGGAGGTGACCGAGAAGGGCAAGCACATCGACTGCAGCGACATCCTGCGGGACCCCGTGGCAAGATTCCAGAAACA GTACTACATGCGGCTGGTGCTTCTGTTCTCCTTCATACTGCCCACCGTTCTCCCTGCTTGGCTCTGGGGCGAGTCGTACTGGAACGCCTTCTGCACAGCCACCATGCTGCGCCTCATCCTGTCGCTCAACTTCACTTGGTCGGTGAACAGCTTCGCCCATCTCTGGGGCAACAAGCCGTACGACAAGAGCATCTCTCCCACCGAGGCTCCCTGGGTGTCCTTCGTCGCCGTCGGCGAAGGCTTCCACAACTTCCACCACACGTTCCCCTGGGACTACTCGACCAGTGAGTTGGGATGGAAGCTCAACATGAGCACCATGTTCATTGACATCATGGCCAAGCTTGGGCAGGCATATGACCTCAAGGTCGCCTCCAGGGAGGCCGTCTTAGCCCGAAAGTTGAGAACTGGAGACGGAACGCGGCTGCCCAGGAGGTTCCGCAAGATGGCCGCGGCAgaaagagaaaacgctgccgCAGCGGCTACAGCGGCGGTAACTGGAGCAAGCCAGGGCTGA